Proteins encoded by one window of Burkholderia plantarii:
- a CDS encoding sugar kinase, with protein sequence MAEIVVAGELLAEFVAVKRGQGFAAPGEFTGPFPSGAPAIFADQAARIGVSVAYAGCVGLDAFGDAIVARLDSHGVRTGAIRRVARPTGLAFVAYRDDGSRQFVYSIDGSASALLEAADVTAELFEGCRYYHVMGSSLTSENAIAAVKRGVVEAARVGAKISFDPNVRAEMLAAFKPMRAALEALLDACHLFLPSEADLPFFCGPQPAERAIAGLLATRPLLERVVLKRGAAGSAAFDRNGQLEIGGYDTTEVDPTGAGDCFGGTLVASLIQGWPIDAALSRANAAGALAVARVGPMEGNSSPAEIVEFLTRRGIACPA encoded by the coding sequence ATGGCCGAGATCGTCGTCGCGGGCGAGCTGCTCGCCGAATTCGTCGCCGTGAAGCGCGGCCAGGGTTTCGCGGCGCCGGGCGAATTCACCGGTCCGTTCCCGAGCGGCGCGCCGGCGATCTTCGCCGATCAGGCTGCGCGCATCGGCGTGTCGGTGGCCTACGCGGGCTGCGTCGGGCTTGATGCGTTCGGCGACGCGATCGTCGCGCGGCTCGATTCGCACGGCGTGCGCACCGGCGCGATCCGCCGCGTGGCGCGCCCCACCGGGCTCGCGTTCGTGGCCTACCGCGACGACGGCAGCCGCCAGTTCGTCTACAGCATCGATGGCAGCGCCTCGGCGCTGCTCGAGGCGGCCGACGTCACGGCCGAGCTGTTCGAGGGCTGCCGCTATTACCACGTGATGGGCTCGTCGCTGACGAGCGAGAACGCGATCGCCGCCGTCAAGCGCGGCGTGGTCGAGGCCGCGCGCGTGGGCGCGAAGATTTCGTTCGATCCGAACGTGCGCGCCGAGATGCTGGCCGCGTTCAAGCCGATGCGCGCCGCGCTCGAAGCACTGCTCGACGCCTGTCACCTGTTCCTGCCGAGCGAGGCCGACCTGCCGTTCTTCTGCGGCCCGCAGCCGGCCGAGCGTGCGATCGCCGGGCTGCTCGCCACGCGGCCGCTGCTCGAGCGCGTGGTGCTCAAGCGCGGCGCGGCCGGCAGCGCCGCGTTCGACCGCAATGGCCAGCTCGAAATCGGCGGCTACGACACCACCGAGGTCGATCCGACCGGCGCCGGCGACTGCTTCGGCGGCACGCTGGTGGCGAGCCTGATCCAGGGCTGGCCGATCGACGCGGCGCTGTCGCGCGCGAACGCGGCTGGCGCGCTGGCGGTGGCCAGGGTCGGCCCGATGGAGGGCAACAGCTCGCCGGCCGAGATCGTCGAATTCCTGACCCGCCGGGGGATCGCATGTCCGGCCTGA
- a CDS encoding D-tagatose-bisphosphate aldolase, class II, non-catalytic subunit: MSGLSSAAERHERRERREAQVVDAGRTLGAIFGANRAGARRGIYSVCSAHALVLEAACEAARDDGSPLLIEATCNQVNHQGGYTGATPADFRRDVEALAARTGFPLDALLLGGDHLGPNPWRHLRAKDAMQEAAAMVAAYVAAGFTKIHLDASMACADDSAPLTDTIVAERAAQLCAAAEAAAEAAGTAPVYVVGTEVPVPGGETGGEAALQDEEAGAGPMSHIKVTRAEAIRATLDAHQDAFARYGLDAAWARTVAVVAQPGVDFDDRQVLDYAPARAEALAASILEVPRFVFEAHSTDYQTEAALAALVRDHFAILKVGPGLTFALREALFALSYVEDALVDENQRSRLRDVVDEAMLARPEHWAPYYRGDAAAQRLARQFSYSDRIRYYWLQPMVAAAVARLFANLARRAPPETLLAQWLPDVYEARRAHALGDDPAAWVRFRIRHTIARYARACGMQQGG; the protein is encoded by the coding sequence ATGTCCGGCCTGAGCTCCGCCGCCGAACGTCACGAACGCCGCGAGCGCCGGGAAGCGCAGGTGGTCGACGCGGGCCGCACGCTCGGCGCGATCTTCGGCGCCAATCGCGCCGGCGCGCGGCGCGGCATCTATTCGGTCTGCAGCGCGCACGCGCTGGTGCTGGAGGCGGCGTGCGAGGCCGCGCGCGACGACGGCTCGCCGCTGCTGATCGAGGCGACCTGCAACCAGGTCAACCATCAGGGCGGCTACACCGGCGCGACGCCGGCCGATTTCCGCCGCGACGTGGAAGCGCTGGCCGCGCGCACCGGTTTCCCGCTCGACGCGCTGCTGCTGGGCGGCGATCACCTCGGCCCGAATCCGTGGCGCCATCTGCGCGCGAAGGATGCGATGCAGGAGGCGGCGGCGATGGTGGCCGCCTACGTGGCGGCCGGCTTCACCAAGATCCATCTCGACGCGAGCATGGCCTGCGCCGACGACAGCGCGCCGCTCACCGACACGATCGTCGCCGAACGCGCCGCGCAGCTCTGCGCGGCGGCCGAAGCCGCGGCCGAGGCGGCCGGCACGGCGCCCGTCTACGTGGTGGGCACCGAGGTGCCGGTGCCGGGCGGCGAGACCGGTGGCGAGGCGGCCTTGCAAGATGAAGAAGCGGGCGCCGGCCCGATGTCGCATATCAAGGTGACGCGCGCCGAGGCGATCCGCGCCACGCTCGACGCGCACCAGGACGCGTTCGCGCGCTACGGCCTCGACGCGGCCTGGGCCCGCACCGTGGCGGTGGTCGCGCAGCCCGGCGTCGATTTCGACGACCGCCAGGTGCTCGACTACGCGCCGGCCCGCGCCGAGGCGCTCGCCGCCAGCATCCTCGAGGTGCCGCGTTTCGTGTTCGAGGCCCACTCGACCGACTACCAGACCGAGGCCGCGCTCGCCGCGCTGGTGCGCGACCATTTCGCGATTCTGAAGGTCGGCCCCGGCCTGACCTTCGCGTTGCGCGAGGCGCTGTTCGCATTGAGCTACGTCGAGGACGCGCTGGTCGACGAGAATCAGCGCTCGCGGTTGCGCGACGTGGTGGACGAGGCGATGCTCGCGCGCCCCGAGCACTGGGCGCCGTATTACCGCGGCGACGCGGCCGCGCAGCGGCTCGCGCGCCAGTTCAGCTACAGCGACCGGATCCGCTACTACTGGCTGCAGCCGATGGTGGCCGCCGCGGTCGCGCGCCTGTTCGCGAACCTCGCGCGGCGCGCGCCGCCCGAGACGCTGCTCGCGCAGTGGCTGCCGGACGTCTACGAGGCGCGGCGCGCCCATGCGCTCGGCGACGATCCGGCCGCCTGGGTCCGGTTCCGGATCCGCCACACGATTGCCCGCTACGCTCGCGCGTGCGGGATGCAGCAAGGCGGGTGA